In Streptomyces nojiriensis, one genomic interval encodes:
- a CDS encoding TetR/AcrR family transcriptional regulator, with translation MSRKAMVRPGGRSARVQEAVHTAVRELQAELGRPELTIPMVAARAGVTPSTIYRRWGDLQELLSDVAVEHLRPEAPPEDHGDLLADLRGWAEQFQEEMASPTGRAYIRDALLGDPDGDNAGQCSAYAAEQIAIVLARAAERGEEAPDVETVLDRVVAPIMYRILFRPAGLTGAYAHRLVREAVQGFGAPR, from the coding sequence ATGAGCCGAAAAGCGATGGTCCGCCCCGGAGGCCGCAGCGCGCGGGTCCAGGAGGCGGTCCACACCGCCGTGCGCGAGCTCCAGGCCGAGCTGGGGCGTCCGGAGCTGACGATCCCGATGGTCGCGGCGCGGGCCGGCGTCACTCCGTCGACGATCTACCGGCGCTGGGGCGACCTGCAGGAACTGCTCTCGGACGTCGCCGTCGAGCACCTGCGCCCGGAGGCGCCGCCGGAGGACCACGGAGACCTCTTGGCGGACCTGCGGGGATGGGCCGAGCAGTTCCAGGAGGAGATGGCCTCGCCCACGGGGCGCGCGTACATCCGTGACGCGCTGCTGGGGGACCCCGACGGCGACAACGCCGGGCAGTGTTCGGCCTACGCGGCGGAACAGATCGCCATCGTCCTCGCCCGCGCCGCGGAGCGCGGCGAGGAGGCCCCGGACGTCGAGACGGTGCTCGACCGGGTCGTGGCGCCGATCATGTACCGCATCCTGTTCCGCCCCGCCGGCCTCACCGGCGCGTACGCGCACCGGCTCGTGCGCGAGGCCGTACAGGGCTTCGGCGCACCCCGCTGA
- a CDS encoding amidase: MEPYELTVAEAAEAVRSGLVSPVDLVDSALARIGRVEPRLRAFTAVTADRARDAARRAEAEIARGTHRGPLHGMPVGLKDLIDVAGLATTASSRVRTGHLAEADSTVAARLASAGAALVGKTHTHEFAYGLTTPQTANAWDPDRVAGGSSGGSAVAVAAGSAAFALGTDTGGSIRVPAALNGVVGLKPTYGLVPRHGVTSLSWSLDHVGPLTRTVEDAGLVLAALVGHDPRDPASVTAPAAEHRQGPGTDPTDLTGLRVGVPGNYFFDRVDPEVEAAVRRAIGRLEELGARLVDVEIPMTRYIRATHWGLMVPEASAYHERTLRAVPDLYEADIRVLLEAGELMTAGDYLRAQRARTLMGRAWRDMLEAVDLIAAPTVPLTAVESGRTGVTWGDGSVESVADAYVRLSAPANLTGVPALSVPVGLDPAGLPIGMQLMGRPFGEAVLLRAGHAFERTGTARGLAPERAA; encoded by the coding sequence ATGGAGCCGTATGAGCTGACCGTGGCCGAAGCGGCCGAGGCCGTACGCTCCGGGCTGGTCTCGCCGGTCGACCTGGTGGACTCGGCGCTGGCGCGCATCGGGCGGGTCGAACCGCGCCTGAGGGCCTTCACCGCCGTGACGGCCGACCGTGCGCGCGACGCGGCCCGCCGGGCGGAGGCCGAGATCGCCCGCGGCACGCACCGGGGGCCCCTGCACGGGATGCCCGTCGGCCTGAAGGACCTCATCGACGTGGCCGGGCTGGCGACCACGGCGAGTTCCCGGGTGCGGACGGGACACCTGGCGGAGGCCGACAGCACCGTCGCGGCGCGGCTCGCCTCGGCCGGAGCGGCCTTGGTGGGCAAGACCCACACGCACGAGTTCGCCTACGGCCTGACCACCCCTCAGACGGCCAACGCCTGGGACCCGGACCGGGTGGCCGGCGGATCCAGCGGCGGGTCCGCCGTGGCCGTCGCCGCGGGGTCGGCCGCCTTCGCCCTGGGAACGGACACCGGCGGCTCGATCCGGGTGCCCGCCGCCCTGAACGGGGTCGTCGGACTGAAACCGACGTACGGACTGGTGCCGCGCCACGGCGTGACCTCGCTGTCCTGGTCGCTCGACCACGTGGGCCCGCTCACCCGCACCGTGGAGGACGCGGGGCTGGTCCTGGCCGCACTGGTCGGACACGACCCGCGTGACCCGGCGTCCGTCACGGCCCCGGCCGCGGAGCACCGGCAGGGCCCCGGAACGGATCCGACGGATCTGACGGGGCTGCGGGTCGGGGTGCCGGGCAACTACTTCTTCGACCGGGTGGACCCGGAGGTCGAGGCCGCCGTCCGGCGGGCGATCGGGCGGCTGGAGGAACTCGGCGCCCGGCTCGTCGACGTCGAGATCCCGATGACGCGCTACATCCGGGCGACCCACTGGGGGCTGATGGTGCCCGAGGCCTCCGCCTACCACGAGCGCACCCTGCGGGCGGTGCCCGACCTGTACGAGGCCGACATCCGCGTCCTCCTGGAGGCGGGCGAGCTCATGACGGCGGGCGACTACCTGCGGGCCCAGCGCGCCCGCACCCTGATGGGGCGGGCCTGGCGGGACATGCTGGAGGCGGTCGACCTGATCGCCGCGCCGACCGTGCCGCTCACCGCCGTCGAGTCCGGCCGGACCGGCGTGACCTGGGGTGACGGCAGCGTGGAAAGCGTCGCCGACGCGTACGTACGGCTCTCGGCTCCGGCCAACCTCACCGGTGTTCCCGCACTGAGCGTGCCCGTCGGCCTGGACCCGGCGGGCCTGCCGATCGGGATGCAGCTCATGGGGAGGCCCTTCGGCGAAGCCGTGCTGCTGCGTGCGGGACACGCCTTCGAGCGCACCGGCACGGCGCGCGGTCTCGCTCCGGAGCGGGCGGCGTAG
- a CDS encoding alpha/beta fold hydrolase: protein MPFITVGQENSTDIDLYYEDHGSGQPVVLIHGYPLDGHSWEKQLPALLDAGHRVITYDRRGFGQSSQPTTGYDYDTFAADLHTLMETLDLTDTILVGFSMGTGEVGRYLGSRGSGRVAKAAFLAGLEPYLLKTDDNPTGVDGSVFEGILAAVTKDRYAYFTDFYQAFYNLDENLGTRISEETVRANWTTAAGASAYASRAAVLTWTTDFRADIPKIDVPALILHGTADRILPIEATAEPFHKALPHAEYVAVDGAPHGLLWTHGEEVNNALLAFIGK from the coding sequence ATGCCCTTCATCACCGTCGGCCAGGAGAACAGCACCGACATCGACCTCTACTACGAGGACCACGGCAGCGGGCAGCCCGTCGTGCTCATCCACGGCTACCCGCTGGACGGGCATTCCTGGGAGAAGCAGCTCCCGGCCCTGCTCGACGCCGGCCACCGCGTCATCACCTACGACCGGCGCGGCTTCGGACAGTCGAGTCAGCCCACCACCGGCTACGACTACGACACCTTCGCGGCCGACCTGCACACGCTGATGGAGACCCTCGACCTCACCGACACGATCCTCGTCGGCTTCTCCATGGGCACCGGCGAGGTCGGCCGCTACCTCGGCAGCCGCGGGTCCGGACGCGTGGCCAAGGCCGCCTTCCTCGCCGGCCTCGAGCCCTACCTCCTCAAGACCGACGACAACCCCACCGGCGTCGACGGCAGCGTCTTCGAGGGCATCCTCGCCGCCGTCACGAAGGACCGCTACGCCTACTTCACCGACTTCTACCAGGCGTTCTACAACCTCGACGAGAACCTCGGCACGCGCATCAGCGAGGAGACCGTCCGGGCGAACTGGACCACCGCCGCCGGCGCCTCCGCGTACGCCTCCCGCGCCGCCGTCCTCACGTGGACCACCGACTTCCGGGCCGACATCCCCAAGATCGACGTGCCCGCCCTGATCCTGCACGGCACCGCGGACCGCATCCTCCCGATCGAGGCCACCGCGGAACCCTTCCACAAGGCCCTCCCGCACGCCGAGTACGTGGCCGTCGACGGCGCCCCGCACGGTCTCCTGTGGACCCACGGCGAAGAGGTCAACAACGCCCTCCTCGCCTTCATCGGGAAGTAG
- a CDS encoding MBL fold metallo-hydrolase, with protein MRTAQFTEPAPSGAAAHWSVGEIAVHRVDEVPLPPATGPWLLPAATPEVVAEHDWLRPDFAGPDGVLHLDSHSFALVVDGLRVLVDTGIGNGKTRANPAWHQLRTDYLARLADIGFTPDNVDLVILTHLHTDHVGWNTRQVDGAWVPTFPAARYLTSRAEYAFWAAYDMDEARRGMFRDSVVPVEEAGLLDLVDVPDEGIDVAEGLRLLPAPGHTPGQIAVQVSSAGATALVTGDAVHHPVQLARPEIGSCVDIDPVQAEATRRALLARLAGTGALVLGTHFPAPTAGRVVAEGDGYRLEPVAAAPARR; from the coding sequence ATGCGCACCGCACAGTTCACCGAACCGGCCCCGTCCGGAGCCGCTGCCCACTGGTCCGTCGGGGAGATCGCCGTCCACCGCGTCGACGAGGTGCCCCTGCCGCCCGCGACCGGACCGTGGCTGCTGCCGGCCGCCACCCCGGAGGTGGTGGCCGAACACGACTGGCTGCGGCCCGACTTCGCCGGCCCGGACGGCGTGCTGCACCTCGACAGCCACAGCTTCGCGCTGGTCGTGGACGGTCTGCGCGTCCTCGTCGACACCGGGATCGGCAACGGCAAGACGAGGGCCAACCCGGCCTGGCACCAGCTCCGTACCGACTACCTCGCACGCCTCGCGGACATCGGATTCACCCCCGACAACGTCGACCTGGTGATCCTCACCCACCTGCACACCGACCACGTCGGATGGAACACCCGCCAGGTGGACGGCGCATGGGTGCCGACGTTCCCGGCCGCCCGCTACCTGACGTCGAGGGCGGAGTACGCGTTCTGGGCCGCCTACGACATGGACGAGGCGCGGCGCGGCATGTTCCGCGACTCCGTCGTGCCCGTCGAGGAGGCGGGTCTGCTCGACCTGGTCGACGTACCGGACGAGGGGATCGACGTCGCCGAGGGGCTGCGCCTGCTGCCCGCGCCGGGGCACACCCCCGGGCAGATCGCCGTACAGGTGAGCAGCGCGGGCGCGACCGCCCTCGTCACCGGGGACGCCGTCCACCACCCCGTGCAGCTGGCCCGTCCGGAGATCGGCAGCTGCGTCGACATCGACCCGGTGCAGGCCGAGGCCACCCGCCGGGCGCTGCTCGCCCGGCTCGCCGGCACCGGCGCGCTGGTCCTCGGTACGCACTTCCCCGCACCGACCGCCGGCCGCGTGGTCGCCGAGGGGGACGGCTACCGGCTCGAACCCGTGGCCGCCGCACCGGCGCGCCGCTGA